The window CATCCCAGAGCCGCGAGCGGACCAGCGACCGGCCGCAGTGCAGGAAGGCTTCCTCCACGGTGATGCGGAGTCCCGAACGGGGCGCCTTGCCACCCACCGAGAGCGGGGCGAGAAGCGCCTTGTCCGTGACGATCTCGGCCCTGCCACTGACGCGCAGGGTCTCGTTCATGCCCGGCACGAAGAAGAGCAGGCCCACCTCCGGGTGGACGATCACGTTCTGGAGCGAGTCGACCTGGTTGTTGCCGGGCCGGTCGGGGATGAGCAGGGTGTTCTCGTCGAGCACCGCCACAAAACCGGGCGGGTCACCCCGGGGCGAGGTGTCCTGACGCCCGTCGGCGCCGAGGGAACTGACCACACAAAATGGCGAGAGCGCTATGAAGTCGTGTGTGTGCCGGTCGATG of the bacterium genome contains:
- a CDS encoding pyridoxamine 5'-phosphate oxidase family protein, with product MGVTSQTELRRTYREPAARAQQKVLDHIDRHTHDFIALSPFCVVSSLGADGRQDTSPRGDPPGFVAVLDENTLLIPDRPGNNQVDSLQNVIVHPEVGLLFFVPGMNETLRVSGRAEIVTDKALLAPLSVGGKAPRSGLRITVEEAFLHCGRSLVRSRLWDAGAQIDRSCYPTYGQVLADQIRGANAAEIDASEDEANRERLY